A window of Campylobacter lari subsp. lari contains these coding sequences:
- a CDS encoding tyrosine-type recombinase/integrase, whose amino-acid sequence MKYPLDCEENFEKSFLFWLCRYVKFKLNSLSNKELKDPQALAVVNLALSKGVKNIQELDAYVKKARNAGLSGVNTYFNPLKKLYEYLLFYKLYSLKQIDEELLVEILASISASLSDASKKNYRIAVINFFAFLDKQNEEEQKAHIFDINLKNWAGISSSKGVKLPEYMSEDEVSKFLDAIDNTDFKSNTIRNRLIIKIIIFTGMRVSEAINIKLKDISEENDLYIIRIRAKGNKYRVVMIKKELIEHLLKDVRVNYLSYDGLLFVNRNGKALTQAYVSRIVEQILFKAGIRKQKNGAHMLRHTFATLLYKKQKDLVLVQEALGHASLNTSRIYTHFDNEKLKLAAEVAKKLHDKT is encoded by the coding sequence ATGAAATATCCTCTAGATTGTGAAGAAAATTTTGAAAAATCATTCTTGTTTTGGCTTTGTAGGTATGTTAAATTTAAGCTTAATTCTTTATCAAATAAGGAATTAAAAGATCCTCAAGCTTTAGCTGTAGTAAATTTAGCTTTAAGTAAGGGTGTAAAAAATATACAAGAGCTTGATGCTTATGTAAAAAAGGCTAGAAATGCTGGACTTAGTGGGGTTAATACTTATTTTAATCCTTTAAAAAAACTCTATGAATATTTACTTTTTTACAAACTTTATTCATTAAAGCAAATAGATGAAGAGCTTTTGGTGGAAATTTTAGCAAGCATTAGCGCTTCATTATCTGATGCTAGTAAGAAAAATTACCGCATAGCTGTGATTAATTTTTTTGCATTTTTAGATAAACAAAATGAAGAAGAACAAAAAGCACATATTTTTGATATCAACCTTAAAAACTGGGCGGGTATAAGTAGTTCCAAGGGAGTTAAGCTACCTGAGTATATGAGCGAAGACGAAGTGAGTAAATTTTTAGATGCTATTGATAATACAGATTTTAAAAGCAACACTATTCGCAATCGCTTGATTATTAAAATCATCATTTTTACAGGAATGCGTGTAAGTGAAGCTATTAATATAAAATTAAAAGATATAAGCGAAGAAAATGATCTTTATATTATACGCATTAGAGCCAAAGGTAATAAATACCGCGTTGTGATGATAAAAAAAGAGCTTATAGAGCATCTTTTAAAAGATGTTAGGGTAAATTATCTCTCTTATGATGGGCTTTTATTTGTCAATCGCAATGGCAAAGCTTTGACTCAAGCTTATGTTTCGCGTATAGTAGAGCAAATTTTATTTAAAGCAGGAATTCGCAAACAAAAAAATGGAGCTCATATGCTAAGACATACTTTTGCCACCCTACTTTATAAAAAGCAAAAAGATTTGGTTTTAGTTCAAGAAGCATTGGGTCATGCAAGTTTAAATACTTCAAGAATTTATACACATTTTGATAATGAAAAATTAAAACTAGCAGCAGAAGTAGCTAAAAAACTTCACGATAAAACTTAA
- the flgA gene encoding flagellar basal body P-ring formation chaperone FlgA produces MLVFEFSAKVVLFVRNIILFLFFYTLSFASNFDEVKLALIKEFKTNYPQIEIISLELNTQSSLPEDFNQYVFLKLGNHNFDRADGFIKAEFKTPEQHKKNVFFKYFLKAKLEVLQSTRPISRNENLSPASFKILKIPFDKVPQGILKKDEIANLIAKSNIRENMILKYNMFKTKTLIQRNDSVYGVIKDGDLSMIIELKALQSGNLNQRIRLKNKDGKVVHGKVISKNYVELK; encoded by the coding sequence ATGTTAGTTTTTGAATTTAGTGCAAAGGTTGTATTGTTTGTGAGAAATATTATATTATTTTTATTTTTCTATACTTTAAGTTTTGCTTCGAATTTTGATGAAGTAAAATTAGCTTTGATTAAAGAATTTAAGACAAATTATCCACAAATTGAAATCATCTCTTTAGAGCTTAATACTCAATCAAGTTTGCCAGAAGATTTTAATCAATATGTTTTTTTAAAACTAGGTAATCATAATTTTGATAGAGCTGATGGATTTATCAAGGCTGAATTTAAAACTCCAGAACAACACAAAAAAAATGTTTTTTTTAAATATTTTTTAAAAGCAAAGTTAGAAGTTTTACAAAGCACACGCCCTATTTCGCGTAATGAAAATTTAAGCCCTGCTAGTTTTAAAATTTTAAAAATTCCTTTTGATAAAGTCCCTCAAGGTATATTAAAAAAAGATGAAATCGCAAATTTAATAGCCAAAAGCAATATAAGAGAAAATATGATTTTAAAATATAATATGTTTAAAACCAAAACCCTTATACAAAGAAATGATTCTGTTTATGGGGTTATCAAAGATGGGGATTTAAGCATGATAATAGAATTAAAAGCCTTACAAAGTGGGAATTTAAACCAAAGAATTCGCCTTAAAAATAAAGATGGAAAAGTCGTGCATGGTAAAGTCATTAGTAAAAATTATGTGGAGCTAAAATGA
- the coaD gene encoding pantetheine-phosphate adenylyltransferase yields MMDSCIYPGTFDPITNGHLDVIIRASKMFEEVVVAIAKSESKRPMFNLEHREKMVKIATKDLKNVKITTFDNLLVDFAKNLNIKTIVRGLRAVSDFEYELQLGYANHMLWEDLETIYLMPNLKNSFISSSIVRSICVHNGDVSKLAPKEIVSLLKEGRCI; encoded by the coding sequence ATGATGGATAGTTGTATATACCCAGGGACATTTGATCCTATTACCAATGGGCATTTAGATGTGATCATTCGAGCTAGTAAGATGTTTGAAGAAGTAGTTGTTGCTATAGCTAAAAGTGAAAGTAAAAGGCCTATGTTTAACCTAGAACATAGAGAAAAAATGGTAAAAATTGCTACAAAAGACTTAAAAAATGTTAAAATTACAACTTTTGATAACTTGCTTGTAGATTTTGCAAAAAATTTAAACATTAAAACCATAGTAAGAGGCTTAAGGGCTGTGAGTGATTTTGAGTATGAATTGCAACTTGGTTACGCAAATCATATGCTTTGGGAAGATCTTGAGACTATATATCTTATGCCAAATTTAAAAAATTCATTTATTTCAAGCTCTATTGTAAGATCAATTTGTGTGCATAATGGCGATGTGAGTAAGCTTGCGCCAAAAGAAATTGTATCTTTATTAAAGGAAGGAAGATGTATATAG
- the hisS gene encoding histidine--tRNA ligase — MINALKGMKDLQDYQAALYEKVVKTCEEVAKNYGFTFINCPHLELTRLFKRSVGESSDIVGKEMYEFVDKAGNDVCLRPEGTAGVVRSYIEAKMDKNQSVKRWFYHGSMFRYERPQKGRLREFHQFGVESFGVESVYEDASIILMLDEIFKRLKIHTNLKINSLGCKECMGVYKEKLIAFLNSKDGFCEDCLRRKELNPIRVLDCKNDHCQNLIKNAPKLSENLCPCCKKDYEKLQKILSENGIEFECDEKLVRGLDYYSKSAFEFISDEIGAKAAVAGGGRYDRLIEYLDGKSGYGVGFAMGIERIMAILEQKQDIKKRNGIYLCAMDEAFIDIIFKLGIILRKKHKVFINYEAKKLAKHLNQADNANAKIFLCIGEDEMQKEEIFYKNLDTKENKNIKIANLENEL, encoded by the coding sequence ATGATTAATGCATTAAAAGGTATGAAAGATTTACAAGATTATCAAGCAGCACTTTATGAAAAAGTGGTAAAAACTTGTGAAGAAGTAGCTAAAAACTATGGTTTTACTTTTATTAATTGTCCGCATTTAGAGCTAACTAGGCTTTTTAAAAGAAGTGTTGGAGAAAGCTCTGATATAGTTGGCAAAGAAATGTATGAATTTGTTGATAAAGCAGGCAATGATGTGTGTTTAAGGCCTGAAGGGACAGCTGGGGTGGTAAGATCATATATAGAAGCTAAGATGGATAAAAATCAAAGCGTAAAAAGGTGGTTTTATCATGGATCTATGTTTCGCTATGAAAGGCCACAAAAAGGAAGATTGCGCGAATTTCATCAATTTGGTGTAGAAAGCTTTGGTGTAGAAAGCGTATATGAAGATGCTAGTATTATTTTAATGCTAGATGAGATTTTTAAACGCTTAAAAATTCATACAAACTTAAAAATTAATTCTTTAGGTTGTAAAGAATGCATGGGTGTTTATAAAGAAAAACTCATAGCTTTTTTAAATTCTAAAGATGGCTTTTGTGAAGATTGTTTAAGAAGAAAAGAATTAAATCCTATTAGGGTGCTTGATTGTAAAAATGATCATTGTCAAAATTTAATTAAAAATGCGCCAAAACTTAGTGAAAATTTATGCCCATGTTGTAAAAAAGATTATGAAAAATTGCAAAAAATATTAAGTGAAAATGGCATTGAGTTTGAATGTGATGAGAAATTAGTGCGCGGGCTTGATTATTATTCTAAAAGTGCGTTTGAATTTATAAGCGATGAAATAGGAGCAAAAGCTGCTGTTGCAGGTGGTGGAAGATATGATAGATTGATAGAATATTTAGATGGTAAAAGTGGCTATGGCGTAGGATTTGCCATGGGTATAGAAAGGATTATGGCTATTTTAGAACAAAAACAAGACATTAAAAAAAGAAATGGAATTTATCTTTGTGCTATGGATGAAGCTTTTATAGATATTATTTTTAAGCTTGGAATTATTTTGAGAAAAAAACATAAAGTCTTTATAAATTATGAAGCAAAAAAACTTGCAAAACATCTAAATCAAGCAGACAATGCTAATGCAAAAATATTTTTATGTATAGGCGAAGATGAAATGCAAAAAGAAGAAATTTTTTATAAAAATTTAGATACTAAAGAAAATAAAAATATAAAAATAGCAAATTTGGAGAATGAGTTATGA
- the tmk gene encoding dTMP kinase, with product MYIAFEGVDCVGKSTQIELLKKCFKDAIFTKEPGGSELGMHLRKILLESKMQFSKKAELLLFLADRANLIDIHLVQNKNKLIISDRSFVSNMAYAKFDFDQNILFDLNSFATGGFFPQKIVFLHGSKELIEQRLSKKNLDSIEKRGVEYFLNIQNALEETLEILKTKIDIKILKLDASLSIENLHEKIKEFIND from the coding sequence ATGTATATAGCTTTTGAAGGGGTTGATTGTGTGGGTAAAAGCACGCAAATAGAACTTTTAAAAAAATGCTTTAAAGATGCGATTTTCACTAAAGAACCAGGCGGGAGTGAGCTTGGTATGCATTTGAGAAAAATTTTATTAGAAAGTAAAATGCAATTTTCCAAAAAGGCTGAACTCTTGCTTTTTTTGGCTGATAGAGCAAATTTGATCGACATACATTTAGTACAAAATAAAAACAAACTTATCATTTCAGATCGTAGTTTTGTTTCTAATATGGCTTATGCAAAATTTGATTTTGATCAAAATATTTTATTTGATTTAAATTCTTTTGCAACTGGTGGATTTTTCCCACAAAAAATAGTTTTTTTACATGGCTCCAAAGAACTTATTGAGCAAAGACTTTCTAAAAAAAACTTAGATAGTATAGAAAAAAGAGGGGTTGAGTATTTTTTAAATATACAAAATGCCCTAGAAGAAACTTTAGAAATTTTAAAAACTAAGATAGATATAAAAATTTTAAAACTAGATGCGTCTTTAAGTATAGAAAATTTACATGAAAAAATTAAGGAATTTATTAATGATTAA
- a CDS encoding UbiX family flavin prenyltransferase → MRKILVGISGASSCELGFLLLKHLKEKGQIYAIVSKNAKISFAKENSLLENIDFLQHIKDKFELGHVNFLDNEDISQCVASGSFGIETTFITPCSINTLAKISCGICDNLITRSVAVALKERKKIILGVREMPYSTLNLEQMAKLSSYGVIIAPPVIASYAKIDNLEKLYEFIIGKWLDLANIEHNLYQRWQ, encoded by the coding sequence ATGAGAAAAATTTTAGTAGGTATTAGCGGGGCTAGTTCTTGTGAGCTTGGTTTTTTGTTATTAAAACATTTAAAAGAAAAAGGGCAAATTTATGCCATTGTGAGTAAAAATGCAAAAATAAGTTTTGCAAAAGAAAATTCTCTTTTAGAAAATATAGACTTTTTGCAACACATAAAAGATAAATTTGAGCTTGGACATGTAAATTTTTTAGATAATGAAGATATTAGTCAATGCGTTGCAAGTGGATCTTTTGGCATAGAAACGACTTTTATCACACCTTGTTCTATTAATACTTTAGCTAAGATATCTTGTGGAATTTGTGATAATCTTATCACAAGGAGCGTTGCTGTAGCGTTAAAAGAAAGAAAAAAAATAATTCTTGGTGTTAGAGAAATGCCCTATTCTACTTTGAATTTAGAACAAATGGCTAAACTTTCTAGCTATGGAGTTATCATTGCTCCTCCTGTAATAGCAAGTTATGCTAAGATTGATAATTTAGAAAAACTATATGAATTTATCATAGGAAAATGGCTTGATTTGGCAAATATTGAGCATAATTTATACCAAAGGTGGCAATGA
- a CDS encoding molybdopterin molybdotransferase MoeA — MRDIFETLDFLKEQIKPCAKFEKINLTKALGRILYEDIFVLKNLPSFDNSALDGYALNYADKNELLDIKGSILAGDKHEYSIEKNECYKIMTGAKIPQNANTILMFEDALLENGKLNAKNAKENNAIRFKGEEAKFGELLFKKGQKITQAMIAMLAAQGIYELNVLKKSRVGIFSSGDELVEPWEKADEYSIYNANAFGIYAILQDFADVEYLGLIKDDLNAYKKILNTSDFDVLISSGGASMGEADFIRQALLESGFSPIFEKINAKLCKHVKVFNKNNTLFLALPGNPLASLISTHIFAKNILNLFYGLDLLEFLEVKLACDLNFKGGRNDFVFGKISQESFIPNKAKFGSGMIKPLYENTHILITKIDDIKLVKDQEVKVLKI; from the coding sequence ATGAGAGATATTTTTGAAACTTTAGATTTTTTAAAAGAACAAATTAAACCATGTGCTAAATTTGAAAAAATAAATTTAACCAAGGCCTTGGGAAGAATTTTATATGAAGATATTTTTGTTTTAAAAAACTTACCCTCTTTTGATAATTCAGCCTTAGATGGCTATGCGCTAAATTATGCAGATAAAAATGAGTTATTAGATATAAAAGGGAGTATTTTAGCAGGCGATAAACATGAATATAGCATAGAAAAAAATGAATGTTATAAAATCATGACAGGAGCTAAAATTCCACAAAATGCAAATACCATCTTAATGTTTGAAGATGCTTTGCTTGAAAATGGAAAATTAAACGCAAAAAATGCTAAAGAAAATAATGCCATCCGCTTTAAAGGAGAAGAAGCTAAATTTGGCGAGCTTTTATTTAAAAAAGGACAAAAAATCACCCAAGCTATGATAGCTATGCTTGCTGCACAAGGAATTTATGAGTTAAATGTGCTAAAAAAATCTCGTGTTGGAATTTTTTCAAGCGGAGATGAGTTAGTTGAGCCTTGGGAAAAAGCAGATGAGTATAGTATATATAATGCTAATGCTTTTGGAATTTATGCTATTTTGCAAGATTTTGCAGATGTTGAGTATTTAGGTCTTATAAAAGATGATTTAAATGCGTATAAGAAAATTTTAAACACTAGTGATTTTGATGTGTTAATTAGCAGTGGTGGTGCTAGTATGGGCGAGGCTGATTTTATAAGGCAAGCCTTACTTGAGAGTGGTTTTAGCCCTATTTTTGAAAAAATTAATGCAAAGCTTTGTAAGCATGTAAAAGTTTTTAATAAAAACAACACGCTTTTTCTAGCCTTACCAGGAAATCCCCTAGCCTCTTTAATCTCAACGCATATTTTTGCTAAGAATATTTTAAATTTATTTTATGGATTAGATTTATTGGAATTTTTAGAAGTAAAATTAGCATGTGATTTAAATTTTAAAGGCGGTAGAAATGATTTTGTGTTTGGAAAGATATCACAAGAATCTTTTATACCAAATAAAGCTAAATTTGGATCAGGTATGATTAAACCTTTGTATGAAAATACGCATATTTTAATCACAAAAATTGATGATATAAAATTAGTAAAAGATCAAGAAGTTAAAGTTTTAAAAATTTAA
- the murA gene encoding UDP-N-acetylglucosamine 1-carboxyvinyltransferase, whose product MTYLEIDGVEKLSGGVIISGAKNAALPLIASSILAKNEAQISNLPNVADICTLLSLLKNLGASYTFENNFAKINTKDLNKTIAKYDIVRKMRASILTLGPLLARFGNCEVSLPGGCAIGQRPIDLHLLALEKMGANIEIKQGYVVASGKLKGADVMFDKITVTGSENIIMAAALAHGKTRLLNVAKEPEVVQLCEVLAEAGLDIKGVGSDELEIYGTSGELLEFKPFKIIPDRIEAGTYLCAGAITNSKITLKNVNANHLGAVLAKLEQMGFSFDISEDSISINPAKEIKPVEILTSEYPGFPTDMQAQFMALALRANGVSIIDERLFENRFMHVSELLRMGADIRLNGHIATINGTKELFGADVMATDLRASSALILAALAAKGTSKIHRIYHLDRGYENLEEKFKNLGASIRRLEE is encoded by the coding sequence ATGACTTATTTAGAGATTGATGGTGTTGAAAAATTAAGCGGAGGAGTGATAATAAGTGGTGCAAAAAATGCTGCACTTCCTTTGATAGCTTCAAGTATTTTAGCTAAAAATGAAGCTCAAATTTCAAATTTGCCTAATGTTGCAGATATTTGCACCCTACTTTCTTTGCTTAAAAATTTAGGGGCAAGTTATACTTTTGAGAATAATTTTGCAAAAATAAACACTAAAGATTTAAATAAAACCATAGCAAAATACGACATTGTTCGCAAAATGCGCGCTTCTATACTTACATTAGGGCCTTTACTAGCTAGATTTGGAAATTGTGAAGTATCTTTGCCAGGGGGTTGTGCTATAGGCCAACGTCCTATTGATTTACACCTTTTAGCTTTAGAAAAAATGGGGGCAAATATTGAAATAAAACAAGGTTATGTGGTAGCTAGTGGAAAACTCAAAGGTGCTGATGTGATGTTTGATAAAATTACTGTTACAGGCAGTGAAAATATCATCATGGCAGCAGCCTTAGCTCATGGTAAAACAAGACTTTTAAATGTCGCTAAAGAGCCTGAAGTGGTGCAACTTTGCGAGGTTTTAGCTGAGGCTGGGCTTGATATAAAAGGTGTGGGAAGTGATGAGCTTGAAATTTATGGTACAAGCGGAGAGCTTTTAGAATTTAAACCTTTTAAAATCATTCCTGATCGCATTGAAGCAGGAACTTACTTGTGCGCAGGAGCTATTACAAATTCAAAAATTACCTTAAAAAATGTCAATGCAAACCATCTTGGAGCGGTTTTGGCAAAATTAGAGCAAATGGGTTTTAGCTTTGATATAAGTGAAGATAGTATTAGTATAAACCCTGCTAAAGAAATCAAACCAGTTGAAATTTTAACTAGTGAGTATCCAGGTTTTCCAACAGATATGCAAGCGCAATTTATGGCTTTGGCTTTAAGAGCAAATGGAGTTAGCATTATAGATGAGAGATTGTTTGAAAATCGCTTCATGCATGTAAGTGAGCTTTTAAGAATGGGTGCTGATATAAGATTAAATGGGCATATTGCTACTATAAATGGCACAAAAGAGCTTTTTGGAGCTGATGTTATGGCTACTGATTTGCGTGCATCTTCAGCTTTGATTTTAGCAGCTTTAGCAGCTAAGGGAACGAGTAAAATTCATAGAATTTATCATCTCGATAGAGGATATGAAAATTTGGAAGAAAAATTTAAAAATTTAGGTGCGAGCATAAGAAGGCTTGAAGAATGA
- a CDS encoding Cj0814 family flagellar-dependent secreted protein — protein sequence MSIFSINDSSSYGSIISQTKANKENKTSSKTNFANTFIKQNASKLVEIQSNNTQTLALNEAMSNKNNIKNDSPNYHISSDFKNSIYTLKYKQTNNPVSMAYGYSVDAKGYMGSDFNKAAGLPEDFKIHKSTLDEIYRYNEENYFSTSSKNSLGVTGSYYTNIDIADTIRQYYSKFDQIINHSFENSNKTSFSIEDLNSLPKGYSVYNTNNNFASLENLDKQTITNFYDTQEQYNAIDNIGMQNSINTGLKKLDFSPESMETQNLDSDIAKDTFNPDMSVYPKNEDGSYTKEALFMSFLKSSGGEVLEGGSTKVNPQIQAFKDAMAKESFDGSLASLNDIMTGKVDFAQILKAHAQDGWLDSKIYAKENNIAWQNSSIGYGGAWFDNQFNQAKASGYSPSNESINSYVNSVMDKLNNILNQTRA from the coding sequence ATGAGTATATTTAGTATAAATGATAGTTCATCTTATGGTTCTATCATTTCACAAACAAAAGCAAATAAAGAAAATAAAACAAGTTCAAAAACAAATTTTGCAAATACTTTTATTAAGCAAAATGCTAGTAAATTAGTTGAAATTCAAAGTAATAATACTCAAACATTAGCACTTAATGAAGCAATGTCAAATAAAAATAATATAAAAAATGACTCCCCTAATTATCATATATCAAGTGATTTTAAAAATTCTATTTATACTTTAAAATATAAACAAACTAATAACCCTGTTTCTATGGCTTATGGTTATAGTGTAGATGCTAAAGGGTATATGGGAAGTGATTTTAATAAAGCTGCAGGATTACCTGAAGATTTTAAGATACATAAATCTACTTTAGATGAAATATATAGATATAATGAGGAAAATTATTTTAGTACATCAAGTAAAAATTCATTGGGTGTAACTGGTAGTTATTACACAAATATAGATATAGCTGATACCATAAGACAATATTATTCTAAATTTGATCAAATCATAAATCATAGTTTTGAAAATTCTAATAAGACTAGTTTTAGCATAGAAGATTTAAATTCTTTACCAAAAGGTTATAGCGTTTATAATACAAATAACAATTTTGCTTCTTTAGAAAATCTAGACAAACAAACTATAACAAATTTTTATGATACACAAGAGCAATACAATGCTATAGATAACATAGGAATGCAAAATTCTATCAATACAGGATTGAAAAAATTAGATTTTTCACCTGAAAGTATGGAAACTCAAAATTTAGATAGCGATATAGCAAAAGATACTTTTAATCCTGATATGTCTGTTTATCCAAAAAATGAAGATGGGAGTTATACTAAAGAAGCTTTATTTATGAGTTTTTTAAAGTCTAGTGGTGGAGAGGTTTTAGAAGGTGGAAGCACCAAAGTCAATCCTCAAATTCAAGCATTTAAAGACGCTATGGCAAAAGAAAGTTTTGATGGTTCTTTAGCCTCTTTAAATGATATTATGACAGGTAAAGTCGATTTTGCACAAATTTTAAAAGCACACGCTCAAGATGGCTGGCTTGATTCTAAAATTTATGCCAAAGAAAATAATATTGCTTGGCAAAATTCAAGCATAGGTTATGGCGGAGCTTGGTTTGATAATCAGTTTAATCAAGCTAAAGCTAGTGGCTACTCTCCCAGCAATGAAAGTATAAATTCTTATGTAAATTCTGTAATGGATAAATTAAATAATATTTTAAATCAAACTAGGGCGTAA